One Gossypium hirsutum isolate 1008001.06 chromosome A11, Gossypium_hirsutum_v2.1, whole genome shotgun sequence genomic window carries:
- the LOC107958622 gene encoding secreted RxLR effector protein 161-like yields MLEVFDMTDLGIMSYFLGMEVIQFDHGIFISQYAFALKILDKFCMSKCKSVSTPMAQGEKLTSIRSQERVDEKEYRSLVSCLLYLKATRPDLMHAVSLLSRFMHCCDISHFKAAKRVLRYIKGTLKLGVMFKKENKLKLVGYSDSDWAGSADDMKSTSSYFFTLGSGVFCWSSKKQQTVAQSTAEAE; encoded by the coding sequence ATGCTGGAAGTATTCGATATGACAGACTTAGGAATCATGTCATACTTTCTTGGGATGGAAGTGATTCAATTTGATCATGGTATTTTCATAAGCCAATATGCTTTTGCCCTGAAGATCCTAGACAagttttgcatgtcaaagtgcaaATCAGTGAGCACACCAATGGCCCAAGGAGAAAAGCTGACCAGCATTAGAAGCCAAGAGAGGGTTGATGAGAAGGAGTATAGAAGCTTAGTTAGCTGTTTGCTTTATTTGAAAGCAACTAGACCTGATCTCATGCATGCTGTTAGCTTGTTGTCTAGATTCATGCACTGTTGTGACATATCTCATTTCAAGGCAGCAAAAAGGGTACTTAGATACATTAAGGGAACCTTGAAGCTTGGTGTCATGTTCAAGAAGGAAAATAAGCTTAAACTTGTGGGATATTCAGACAGTGACTGGGCAGGTTCTgcagatgacatgaaaagcacctcaaGTTACTTCTTCACACTTGGCTCGGGAGTATTTTGCTGGAGTTcgaagaagcaacaaactgtagCTCAATCCACAGCTGAAGCAGAATAA